A genome region from Camelina sativa cultivar DH55 chromosome 10, Cs, whole genome shotgun sequence includes the following:
- the LOC104718177 gene encoding sphingosine kinase 2-like isoform X2: MVPAGTGNGMIKSLLDTVGLRCCANSATIFIIRGHKRSVDVATIAQGNTKFFSVLMLAWGLIADIDIESEKFRWMGSARIDFYALQRILCLRQYNGRIIFLPAPGFERYGQPANCGLYKEPTVSDKALGYQGPDTKFEDHGWREINGPFVTVWLHNVPWGAENTLTAPAAKFSDGFLDLIVLKNCPKLVLLSLMRQLSSGTHVESPYIAYLKVKAFVLEPGSLIDEPGKEGIIDSDGEVLARGKRTYNCEKKALMSYDKLQITVDQGLATLFSPEY; the protein is encoded by the exons ATGGTCCCTGCAG GAACTGGGAATGGCATGATAAAGTCATTGTTGGACACGGTTGGGCTTCGATGCTGTGCAAACAGTGCTACTATTTTTATTATCCGAG GTCATAAACGTTCTGTAGATGTGGCAACTATTGCACAAGGGAATACCAAATTCTTCAGTGTTTTGATGCTTGCTTGGG GTTTAATAGCAGATATAGACATTGAGTCAGAGAAGTTCAGATGGATGGGAAGTGCTCGTATTGACTTCTAT GCTCTTCAGAGGATATTATGTTTAAGACAATACAATGGACGAATTATATTTCTACCAGCTCCAGGGTTTGAAAGGTACGGACAGCCTGCCAATTGCGGTCTATACAAAGAGCCAACTGTTAGCGATAAGGCACTCGGATACCAAGGACCTGATACTAAATTTGAAGATCATGGATGGAGAGAAATCAACGGTCCATTTGTTACTGTATGGCTTCACAATGTTCCCTGGGGTGCTGAGAACACTTTGACTGCTCCTGCTGCAAAG TTTTCTGATGGCTTCTTGGACTTGATTGTCTTGAAAAACTGCCCTAAGCTTGTCCTGCTATCACTTATGAGACAGTTGAGTAGTGGAACACATGTTGAATCACCGTATATAGCGTATCTAAAG GTGAAGGCATTTGTGCTGGAGCCGGGTTCACTTATAGACGAACCAGGAAAGGAAGGAATTATTGATTCAGATGGAGAGGTTTTGGCAAGAGGAAAAAGAACATATAATTGTGAGAAAAAAGCGTTAATGTCTTACGACAAGCTTCAAATAACAGTTGATCAAGGTTTAGCTACACTCTTCTCTCCTGAATATTGA
- the LOC104718177 gene encoding sphingosine kinase 2-like isoform X1 produces MENDQMISPTDIITGIVYIDGELAMLTLTADGELRSTENGLRQSLSMKKDVLGFVVQGKRIRVKAVVEKDEGICCGRFSGDFVRKDLVFEPLIDQNGWCYSLRQYLDSLGRPKRLLVFVNPFGGKKSAREIFVKEVKPLFDDADVQLEIQETKYQLHAKEIVKSMDVSKYDGIVCVSGDGVLVEVVNGLLERADWRTALKLPIGMVPAGTGNGMIKSLLDTVGLRCCANSATIFIIRGHKRSVDVATIAQGNTKFFSVLMLAWGLIADIDIESEKFRWMGSARIDFYALQRILCLRQYNGRIIFLPAPGFERYGQPANCGLYKEPTVSDKALGYQGPDTKFEDHGWREINGPFVTVWLHNVPWGAENTLTAPAAKFSDGFLDLIVLKNCPKLVLLSLMRQLSSGTHVESPYIAYLKVKAFVLEPGSLIDEPGKEGIIDSDGEVLARGKRTYNCEKKALMSYDKLQITVDQGLATLFSPEY; encoded by the exons ATGGAGAATGATCAAATGATATCTCCGACTGATATAATCACCGGCATAGTGTATATAGACGGTGAGTTGGCTATGTTGACTTTGACTGCCGACGGGGAGCTACGGTCGACAGAGAACGGTCTCCGCCAGAGTTTGTcgatgaagaaggatgttctTGGTTTCGTCGTCCAAGGTAAGCGGATTAGAGTAAAAGCAGTGGTGGAGAAAGATGAAGGAATCTGCTGCGGACGATTTAGTGGAGATTTCGTCAGGAAAGATTTGGTCTTTGAGCCACTCATCGATCAAAATGGATGGTGCTATAGTCTCCGTCAATACCTTGATTCTCTCG GTCGGCCAAAGAGATTGCTTGTGTTTGTGAATCCCTTTGGCGGGAAGAAATCGGCGAGAGAGATTTTTGTGAAGGAAGTGAAGCCATTGTTTGATGATGCTGATGTTCAGCTTGAGATTCAAG AAACCAAGTATCAGTTGCATGCAAAGGAAATTGTTAAGTCCATGGATGTATCAAAATACGATGGTATTGTTTGTGTTAGTGGCGATGGTGTTCTTGTTGAG GTTGTAAATGGACTGCTCGAAAGAGCAGACTGGAGAACTGCCTTAAAATTGCCTATCGGAATGGTCCCTGCAG GAACTGGGAATGGCATGATAAAGTCATTGTTGGACACGGTTGGGCTTCGATGCTGTGCAAACAGTGCTACTATTTTTATTATCCGAG GTCATAAACGTTCTGTAGATGTGGCAACTATTGCACAAGGGAATACCAAATTCTTCAGTGTTTTGATGCTTGCTTGGG GTTTAATAGCAGATATAGACATTGAGTCAGAGAAGTTCAGATGGATGGGAAGTGCTCGTATTGACTTCTAT GCTCTTCAGAGGATATTATGTTTAAGACAATACAATGGACGAATTATATTTCTACCAGCTCCAGGGTTTGAAAGGTACGGACAGCCTGCCAATTGCGGTCTATACAAAGAGCCAACTGTTAGCGATAAGGCACTCGGATACCAAGGACCTGATACTAAATTTGAAGATCATGGATGGAGAGAAATCAACGGTCCATTTGTTACTGTATGGCTTCACAATGTTCCCTGGGGTGCTGAGAACACTTTGACTGCTCCTGCTGCAAAG TTTTCTGATGGCTTCTTGGACTTGATTGTCTTGAAAAACTGCCCTAAGCTTGTCCTGCTATCACTTATGAGACAGTTGAGTAGTGGAACACATGTTGAATCACCGTATATAGCGTATCTAAAG GTGAAGGCATTTGTGCTGGAGCCGGGTTCACTTATAGACGAACCAGGAAAGGAAGGAATTATTGATTCAGATGGAGAGGTTTTGGCAAGAGGAAAAAGAACATATAATTGTGAGAAAAAAGCGTTAATGTCTTACGACAAGCTTCAAATAACAGTTGATCAAGGTTTAGCTACACTCTTCTCTCCTGAATATTGA